A single window of Candidatus Obscuribacter sp. DNA harbors:
- a CDS encoding carboxypeptidase regulatory-like domain-containing protein: MTTLNDKLKQVLAAPSESECAKSFEKFCQENFNDLPLPGENSMFDRAMWTASQFLALSKSDEEVVKRVTTRLESQLATQGSLATAVSKVKEQAVFHLKDLLGQARDTAIASWQDMLGACAWQQMVPAGATRGVGSQLVSLGTFEKVEGDVKIQVNLGWLVDQNNLRLLLQAKDANEEAMPDVEVRVTECERGVIYSSRTNEDGAVVAPAVKIEPGQYQIQIFWTDKVVETPFFRV; encoded by the coding sequence ATGACTACGTTAAATGACAAACTAAAACAAGTGCTCGCAGCTCCAAGCGAAAGCGAGTGCGCTAAGTCTTTTGAAAAATTCTGCCAAGAAAACTTCAATGATTTGCCACTCCCTGGCGAAAATTCGATGTTTGACCGGGCTATGTGGACTGCTTCACAGTTTTTGGCTCTGAGCAAAAGTGATGAGGAAGTAGTTAAACGTGTCACTACTCGCCTGGAGAGTCAACTTGCTACTCAGGGATCACTGGCCACTGCCGTCAGTAAGGTCAAAGAACAAGCTGTATTCCATCTTAAGGATTTGCTTGGTCAAGCCAGAGATACCGCAATTGCCAGCTGGCAGGACATGCTCGGTGCCTGCGCCTGGCAGCAAATGGTACCTGCTGGTGCTACACGCGGTGTGGGCAGTCAGCTTGTCTCACTTGGTACCTTCGAAAAAGTAGAAGGTGATGTCAAAATCCAGGTCAATCTAGGCTGGCTCGTCGATCAAAATAATCTCCGTTTACTTTTGCAAGCAAAAGATGCCAACGAAGAAGCCATGCCCGATGTAGAAGTGCGAGTGACTGAGTGCGAGCGCGGTGTAATTTATTCTTCCCGTACAAATGAAGACGGTGCTGTGGTAGCTCCCGCTGTAAAAATCGAGCCCGGTCAGTATCAGATTCAGATTTTTTGGACCGACAAAGTAGTCGAAACTCCATTCTTTAGAGTCTAA
- a CDS encoding response regulator encodes MLSPDLNIVAASDAYLAATMTDRTGILGRNIFDVFPSNPADPTGDGTTNLAASLQSVLQNKASNSMAVQKYDIPRSQTSGGGFEERYWSPVNSPVFDKDGNVKYILHRAEDVTEFIYQQKQRLLQSELTEELSERAQNMEREIYIRAQEIQERNKLVESLNEDLRKSHAEALAASKIKSEFLANMSHEIRTPMNAILGMSEIILNSELDPRIREYVAVIKEAGSALLELVSDILDFSKVESGKLTLEEIDYSPVLMIESISALMQPQAAKKGLSLGTKIEQSLPGVLRGDPVRLRQVLLNLVGNAIKFSPHGDVLVTVNVVSQVDNKVRVRFAVKDQGIGMSSLEIEKLYQPFVQGDGTITRKFGGTGLGLSISKRIIDLMGGAIGVESELGSGSSFWFEVEQTVGQLAHLSLMPGAGERQTQSRVEVKADLSLLSAPDQVRPKRPELILVVDDHPVNQQVAVLLLLNLGFESHVAANGLEALKCLESTTYSLVFMDVQMPVLNGFEATRMIRKSELDSGKHVPVIGMTAYALEGSKEACIASGMDSYLSKPIDPVLLGSLLNQYLPGMVEATTAVAPISNAVCLDPVNFDSLRKRYGEENVKIFLDLFLQDTPVRLALLQKAFKESELEIMLDTVHCLKGSSASVFAPGLRRICESIEADLRDNGISSNVECFLAEIFAEFEKIQTYVMSQRSLAG; translated from the coding sequence GTGCTTTCTCCAGATTTAAATATTGTTGCAGCCAGTGACGCTTATCTAGCTGCTACGATGACTGACCGCACAGGCATCCTCGGTCGCAATATTTTTGATGTCTTTCCCAGTAATCCAGCCGATCCCACCGGTGATGGTACGACCAATCTAGCCGCTTCATTGCAAAGTGTTTTGCAAAATAAGGCAAGCAACTCTATGGCTGTACAAAAGTACGACATACCTCGCAGCCAGACTAGTGGTGGTGGCTTTGAGGAGAGATACTGGAGCCCAGTTAACTCTCCAGTTTTTGATAAAGATGGCAACGTCAAATATATTTTGCACCGGGCCGAGGACGTTACTGAGTTTATTTACCAGCAAAAACAACGTCTTTTGCAAAGTGAGTTGACTGAGGAGCTGAGTGAGCGCGCTCAAAATATGGAGCGCGAAATTTATATACGCGCTCAAGAGATTCAAGAGCGTAATAAACTAGTCGAATCATTGAATGAAGACCTGCGCAAATCTCATGCCGAGGCTCTGGCTGCCTCCAAAATAAAGTCGGAATTTTTAGCTAATATGAGTCATGAAATTCGCACTCCAATGAATGCCATTTTGGGTATGAGCGAAATCATTTTAAATAGTGAGCTAGATCCGCGCATCCGCGAATATGTAGCTGTGATCAAGGAAGCCGGTAGCGCACTGCTCGAGCTCGTTAGCGATATTCTTGATTTTTCGAAGGTGGAGTCTGGCAAGCTCACTTTGGAAGAAATTGATTACTCACCAGTACTTATGATCGAGAGTATCAGCGCCTTAATGCAACCTCAGGCAGCCAAAAAAGGTCTTAGTTTGGGTACTAAAATTGAGCAGTCGCTGCCCGGGGTGTTACGTGGAGATCCGGTGCGCCTCAGACAGGTGCTATTAAATTTAGTCGGTAATGCAATTAAGTTTTCGCCTCATGGTGACGTTTTAGTGACAGTAAATGTCGTGAGTCAAGTTGATAACAAAGTAAGAGTTAGATTTGCTGTCAAAGATCAGGGCATTGGTATGTCCAGTCTGGAAATCGAAAAACTCTATCAACCTTTTGTCCAGGGGGATGGCACTATTACTCGTAAGTTTGGTGGTACAGGTCTGGGGCTGAGTATCTCCAAGCGTATCATCGACTTGATGGGCGGTGCTATTGGTGTTGAAAGCGAGCTTGGTAGTGGCTCGTCATTTTGGTTTGAAGTGGAGCAGACAGTAGGACAACTGGCTCATCTGTCTCTCATGCCGGGAGCCGGAGAGAGACAGACTCAGTCTAGAGTCGAAGTTAAGGCAGATCTCTCATTATTGTCTGCGCCTGACCAGGTACGTCCCAAACGTCCTGAGCTAATCCTGGTGGTGGATGACCATCCGGTTAATCAGCAAGTGGCTGTGCTCTTGTTGCTCAATTTGGGCTTTGAATCTCATGTTGCCGCAAACGGTCTGGAGGCACTTAAATGTCTGGAGAGTACAACCTACTCTCTGGTGTTTATGGATGTGCAGATGCCTGTTTTGAACGGCTTTGAAGCAACGCGTATGATACGCAAGTCAGAGCTAGATAGCGGCAAGCATGTGCCTGTCATAGGGATGACTGCTTATGCTCTTGAGGGCAGCAAGGAGGCCTGTATCGCTTCTGGCATGGATAGTTATTTGAGTAAGCCGATTGACCCTGTTTTACTCGGCAGCTTGCTCAATCAATATTTGCCTGGCATGGTTGAGGCCACTACTGCGGTTGCACCCATTAGCAACGCCGTTTGCCTCGATCCGGTCAATTTTGATTCATTGCGCAAGCGTTATGGCGAGGAAAATGTAAAAATCTTCCTTGACTTGTTTTTGCAAGACACACCGGTGCGTCTCGCCCTGTTGCAAAAGGCCTTTAAAGAGAGCGAACTGGAAATCATGCTTGATACTGTGCATTGCCTCAAAGGTAGCTCTGCCAGTGTCTTTGCTCCGGGTCTGCGCCGAATCTGTGAATCCATTGAGGCCGATTTAAGAGACAATGGTATTAGTAGCAATGTTGAATGTTTCCTCGCAGAAATCTTTGCAGAATTTGAAAAGATCCAGACATATGTGATGTCCCAGCGTTCTCTTGCCGGCTGA
- a CDS encoding PAS domain-containing protein, with protein sequence MQDKTDPDRDTLSSSEQRECYEQLKNKLAALKDRERQLLMQRSIAKSQYRDAHPVAPATVKDKSSGDERRLLLMKDGISQSEYVMESADLPVCRVRGGEQIVSANQTFLDYLGYSREELLNGQLTLSRVSTADALHKELEQIKQFEKHCVTQAFESERLTKEGWRKPVAATLRLTCEEPLEYLAFWLDLSDLRYLEESLKERNAIFSAIVEEMPHIVYVANADGLMRHFNQRFYELTGVSALKDDGAALKAALHPADLPAYERAFARTVKEQAPFMGDYRLRAQDGDYYWHTFRLVPLKAVNGLLALTVTNGLDPTVWQQFTKDDSVLWIGTATDIDRRKRIMDEVLASAQAFQSLANQIPQIVWTAAPDGKIDFFNERWYEFSGHSREQRVGLDFALFIHPDDRRAYLNSWKTSVRTGDAFEVDFRLREFVKRSSRFKDDHEYVRFLARAVALRNYRGEIAQWIGTWTSI encoded by the coding sequence ATGCAAGACAAAACAGATCCGGATAGGGATACTCTCAGCTCCTCAGAGCAGAGGGAGTGCTACGAACAACTGAAAAACAAACTGGCAGCCCTTAAAGATAGGGAGCGTCAGCTTTTGATGCAGCGTAGTATTGCCAAAAGCCAGTACCGCGACGCTCATCCTGTGGCTCCTGCCACAGTTAAAGACAAGTCTTCTGGCGATGAGCGCAGGCTGCTATTGATGAAAGACGGCATTTCGCAAAGCGAATACGTCATGGAATCAGCCGACTTGCCAGTTTGCAGGGTGCGAGGCGGCGAGCAAATTGTCTCCGCTAATCAGACTTTTTTGGATTATCTGGGCTACAGTCGCGAAGAACTCTTGAATGGACAACTGACCCTGTCCCGGGTTTCCACTGCTGATGCGCTCCATAAAGAACTCGAACAAATTAAGCAGTTTGAAAAACACTGTGTTACTCAAGCCTTTGAAAGCGAACGACTGACAAAGGAAGGTTGGCGCAAACCTGTTGCTGCCACTTTGCGCCTGACTTGTGAGGAGCCTCTCGAGTACCTGGCTTTTTGGCTGGATCTGTCTGATTTGCGTTATCTTGAAGAAAGCCTCAAAGAGCGCAATGCCATATTTTCGGCCATCGTTGAAGAGATGCCACACATCGTCTATGTCGCTAACGCCGACGGTTTGATGCGGCACTTTAACCAGCGCTTTTATGAGTTAACTGGTGTGAGCGCACTTAAAGATGACGGTGCTGCTCTCAAGGCGGCCTTGCATCCAGCGGACTTACCGGCATATGAGCGAGCTTTTGCGCGTACAGTAAAAGAGCAGGCGCCTTTTATGGGCGATTATCGTTTGCGGGCTCAGGATGGAGATTATTACTGGCATACATTTAGACTGGTGCCACTCAAGGCGGTCAATGGACTGCTTGCTTTGACTGTGACCAATGGGCTTGACCCGACTGTCTGGCAGCAATTTACAAAGGATGATAGCGTTCTCTGGATTGGCACAGCGACAGATATCGACCGCCGTAAGCGCATCATGGATGAAGTTTTGGCAAGCGCTCAGGCTTTTCAGTCATTAGCTAATCAAATTCCGCAAATTGTCTGGACAGCCGCTCCTGACGGTAAAATTGATTTTTTCAACGAGCGCTGGTACGAATTTAGTGGACACAGTCGTGAGCAGCGGGTGGGTCTTGATTTTGCTTTGTTTATTCATCCCGATGATCGTCGCGCCTATCTCAATAGTTGGAAAACTAGCGTGCGCACTGGAGACGCCTTTGAGGTTGACTTTAGATTGCGAGAGTTTGTAAAACGCAGCTCGCGTTTTAAGGATGACCATGAGTACGTCAGATTTTTAGCCAGGGCTGTGGCTTTGCGTAATTATCGTGGCGAAATTGCTCAATGGATTGGTACCTGGACTTCGATATAA
- a CDS encoding PAS domain-containing protein → MDYDSLNLPLDQKIGLLQSEIKAVEKRLEILEQVIVDPLCQALPLSAACEPTPVMVHDGQFGLLEANPAFVELCGFSPEAFVLGASILDYFDQESQAQFLQSMDDTRSGGIAVPFETALKCADGSQKSVMAGLTKVGPGDKDWLTYVFDISTRVTLSNKLALKESNLRALTSIIPQLLWVCDAEGHLIYGNENFYNFTGIDKNIDEAIPWTSFCMLPTKSVLVARVFRWAKFMLIFRVKCVSMQKMVNIAGTYSKSCPFLTLTMPLLTGSQLLPILTISAK, encoded by the coding sequence ATGGATTACGACAGTCTCAACTTACCGCTAGATCAAAAAATTGGCTTACTGCAAAGTGAGATCAAGGCGGTAGAAAAGCGCCTGGAAATACTGGAACAGGTTATTGTCGATCCCCTTTGTCAGGCTCTGCCTCTCTCTGCTGCTTGTGAGCCTACTCCGGTGATGGTGCACGACGGACAGTTTGGTTTACTGGAGGCCAATCCGGCCTTTGTCGAATTATGCGGTTTTAGTCCTGAAGCTTTTGTGTTGGGTGCATCCATACTCGATTACTTTGATCAGGAGTCGCAAGCTCAGTTTTTGCAATCAATGGATGATACCAGATCTGGTGGTATTGCCGTGCCTTTTGAAACAGCTCTCAAGTGTGCCGATGGCAGCCAGAAGAGTGTTATGGCCGGCTTGACCAAGGTCGGTCCGGGTGATAAAGACTGGCTCACCTATGTTTTTGATATCAGTACCAGAGTGACATTATCCAATAAGCTTGCTCTCAAAGAGAGTAATTTGCGTGCGCTCACTTCTATCATTCCGCAACTGCTCTGGGTTTGTGATGCGGAAGGGCATCTGATCTATGGCAACGAGAATTTTTATAACTTTACTGGTATCGATAAAAATATTGATGAAGCTATACCGTGGACTTCATTTTGCATGCTGCCGACAAAGTCAGTTTTAGTGGCTCGGGTTTTTCGGTGGGCGAAATTTATGCTGATTTTCAGAGTGAAGTGCGTATCCATGCAAAAAATGGTGAATATCGCTGGCACTTACTCAAAGTCGTGCCCTTTTTTAACGCTGACCATGCCACTCTTAACTGGCTCACAATTGCTACCGATATTGACGATCAGCGCAAAGTGA
- a CDS encoding PAS domain-containing protein: MASEEQLRVIADALPQIVWTADYQGNIDFWNHRWFEYTGLTAQQSLHGGWRLLIHADDLSAYDRAWRDAVVHGSFMEVEFRLKRVLGLGGRRRISAAGISQNRDYLWHLCRAVPVKDSDGQVVRWFGTWTEIEEHKDNLN; the protein is encoded by the coding sequence ATGGCTTCCGAGGAACAATTGCGAGTGATAGCCGACGCGCTGCCGCAGATTGTTTGGACTGCTGATTACCAAGGCAACATTGACTTTTGGAATCATCGCTGGTTTGAGTACACTGGTCTAACCGCCCAGCAGAGTCTGCACGGCGGCTGGCGCTTGCTTATCCACGCTGACGATCTGTCGGCCTATGACCGCGCCTGGCGAGATGCTGTGGTCCATGGCAGCTTTATGGAAGTAGAATTTAGATTAAAGCGTGTGCTGGGACTGGGTGGGCGTCGGCGTATCTCGGCAGCTGGCATATCACAAAATCGCGATTATCTCTGGCATCTCTGTCGTGCTGTCCCTGTTAAGGATTCAGACGGACAGGTTGTGCGTTGGTTTGGTACCTGGACCGAAATCGAAGAACACAAAGATAATCTCAATTGA
- a CDS encoding glutathione-dependent formaldehyde dehydrogenase has product MRALTWHGKHNVKVETVEDPGILEQTDAIVEVTASAICGSDLHIYNGYIATMQKGDVLGHEFAGVIVEVGTAVKNVKVGDRVVIPFTISCGACYFCQQKKFALCLRSNPNAKMLADTVGYATAGLFGYSHLYGGFSGGQAQYVRVPFVDTGALVLPEQISEEHGLFLSDVFPTGYMAAENCQIKKGDTVAVWGAGPVGQFAARSALLLGAKQVFVIDDLPERLQMAEQGGAVAINRKQVDVFETLREHTAGLGPNACIDAVGLEAHGETASAMLDNVLQALKIETDRSEALREAIMCCQNGGTVSIPGVYIGILDNFPLGKAFAKGLTFRMGQTHVQRYLRPLLEHIVNGDIDPRFVITDRITLEQAPDAYHRFCHKDKGCIKFVLDPRAN; this is encoded by the coding sequence ATGAGAGCGTTGACATGGCACGGTAAGCACAACGTTAAGGTCGAAACCGTCGAGGATCCGGGCATCTTGGAGCAGACAGACGCCATTGTCGAGGTTACGGCTTCAGCAATTTGTGGCTCTGATCTACATATCTATAACGGTTACATAGCGACAATGCAAAAAGGTGATGTGCTGGGACATGAATTTGCCGGAGTGATAGTAGAAGTAGGCACAGCAGTCAAAAACGTCAAAGTGGGCGACAGAGTCGTGATACCGTTCACGATATCATGCGGCGCATGCTACTTTTGTCAGCAAAAGAAATTTGCTCTCTGCTTAAGGAGCAATCCTAACGCCAAAATGCTCGCCGATACTGTTGGTTATGCTACCGCCGGTCTGTTTGGCTACTCTCACCTCTACGGTGGCTTCTCTGGTGGACAAGCTCAGTATGTGCGTGTGCCCTTTGTCGACACCGGAGCACTTGTTTTGCCCGAGCAAATTAGTGAAGAGCATGGGCTCTTTTTGTCAGACGTCTTTCCTACTGGTTATATGGCAGCCGAAAATTGCCAAATCAAAAAGGGAGACACAGTGGCTGTATGGGGAGCAGGTCCAGTTGGGCAGTTTGCTGCCCGCAGTGCACTGCTTTTGGGAGCAAAACAAGTATTTGTCATTGATGATTTGCCCGAGCGTTTGCAAATGGCAGAGCAAGGCGGAGCAGTAGCAATCAATCGCAAACAAGTAGATGTATTTGAAACACTAAGGGAACACACTGCCGGACTTGGACCAAATGCTTGCATTGATGCAGTTGGACTGGAGGCTCATGGAGAGACAGCTAGCGCCATGCTGGACAATGTACTACAAGCTCTAAAAATTGAAACAGACAGATCCGAAGCACTGCGCGAAGCAATAATGTGCTGTCAAAATGGTGGCACTGTCTCTATACCTGGAGTCTATATCGGCATACTGGACAACTTCCCCCTGGGCAAAGCATTTGCCAAAGGGCTCACATTTAGGATGGGACAGACCCATGTGCAACGCTATCTCAGACCCTTGCTCGAACACATAGTCAATGGTGACATTGACCCGCGCTTTGTCATCACCGATCGCATCACACTTGAGCAAGCACCAGATGCCTATCACCGTTTTTGCCACAAAGACAAAGGCTGCATCAAGTTTGTACTTGACCCAAGGGCTAACTAA
- a CDS encoding Crp/Fnr family transcriptional regulator: MSDSVPNQLKNHLLRELPQDELSDIVGCLEWGEMYAMEHCSKPGEALEHAFFPESGLISLVTVLNDGSSVETATVGKEGMTGVSLVLESLQSPLEVYCQINSSGWRIKAADLIRLEKAHPQFSRRVRRYTQNLINLIAQNNACNRLHSVEERFARWLVVTAERIESNIFPITQASLAVKLGVRRGAINGVATNLQKLGLITYTHGMVTIIDQVGLEKYSCGCLASIRNIWLPLD, encoded by the coding sequence GTGAGTGATTCAGTGCCAAACCAGCTAAAAAACCATTTGCTTCGAGAACTGCCTCAGGACGAGCTTTCGGACATAGTAGGCTGCCTCGAATGGGGCGAAATGTATGCTATGGAACACTGCTCAAAACCAGGCGAAGCCCTGGAACATGCGTTCTTTCCTGAATCTGGATTGATTTCACTAGTAACAGTACTGAACGATGGTTCATCTGTGGAGACTGCAACTGTCGGTAAAGAAGGCATGACAGGTGTCTCTCTGGTCCTAGAATCGCTGCAATCACCGCTTGAGGTGTATTGCCAAATAAACAGTAGCGGATGGCGCATAAAAGCGGCAGATTTGATTCGTCTCGAAAAAGCTCATCCGCAATTTTCACGACGTGTCAGACGTTATACCCAGAACCTGATTAACTTGATTGCTCAGAATAACGCATGCAACCGTCTTCACAGTGTTGAAGAGCGATTTGCTCGCTGGCTTGTAGTCACTGCTGAGCGCATTGAATCCAATATATTTCCTATCACTCAAGCATCTCTGGCTGTCAAATTGGGTGTCAGACGTGGCGCTATCAATGGTGTCGCCACCAATCTGCAAAAGCTCGGACTAATCACCTATACGCACGGTATGGTGACAATCATCGATCAAGTCGGTCTTGAAAAATACAGCTGCGGATGTCTCGCGAGTATACGTAACATCTGGTTGCCATTGGACTGA
- a CDS encoding dTDP-4-dehydrorhamnose 3,5-epimerase family protein produces MLMLKPLTPEAIGQDYNKELSVQDYSKKNVIDGVQLINLNMFVDDGGSLAEIVRFDENGNLQILPEFKVKQSTFSQMLPGVIKAFHLHYNQEDVWFIMPYDRLLIGLFDARKDSPTYNQTMRFVMGAGRAQALYIPRGVAHGLANVWQQPANMIYFVNQCFDAKDPDERRLPWDILGEDFWEIKKG; encoded by the coding sequence ATGCTTATGCTAAAACCACTCACACCAGAAGCCATCGGACAAGACTACAACAAAGAACTCTCCGTACAGGACTATTCCAAAAAGAATGTCATTGACGGTGTCCAGCTCATTAACCTCAACATGTTTGTTGATGACGGTGGTTCACTGGCAGAGATTGTACGTTTTGACGAAAACGGCAATCTGCAAATATTGCCTGAATTCAAAGTCAAACAAAGCACCTTTTCACAAATGCTACCCGGCGTTATTAAAGCCTTTCACCTGCACTACAACCAGGAAGATGTCTGGTTTATCATGCCTTACGACAGACTTTTAATTGGTTTGTTTGATGCTCGCAAAGACAGCCCAACATACAATCAGACCATGCGTTTTGTTATGGGTGCTGGTCGTGCCCAGGCGCTCTATATCCCTCGTGGAGTAGCGCACGGACTGGCTAACGTCTGGCAACAACCAGCTAATATGATTTACTTCGTCAATCAATGTTTTGATGCCAAAGATCCAGACGAGAGACGTCTGCCCTGGGACATCCTGGGTGAAGACTTCTGGGAAATCAAAAAAGGCTAA
- the rfbD gene encoding dTDP-4-dehydrorhamnose reductase → MKIVVTGAGGMLGQAVAPCLSARDHKVTALPKEDLDVTNYNRVQTTLSKLAPELIVHCAAYTKVDQAESEPGLSYLINGYGTENLAVTASDLGIPVLYVSSDYVFDGEQKTPYTTWDKTGPISVYGKSKLAGEKAIQRHLNKFYIVRTSWLYGPNGSNFVDTITRMASERKQLRVVSDQIGTPTCTLTLSEVIADLVETRRWGIYHATDGGVTNWYEFAKEITRGKDVEVVPIETKEMPRPATRPKYSVLDKTTLISTIGRELTPWQEALKLYQNQTQSQKASQTVQML, encoded by the coding sequence ATGAAAATAGTTGTCACCGGCGCTGGTGGCATGTTAGGTCAGGCAGTTGCGCCCTGCCTATCGGCAAGAGATCACAAAGTGACGGCTCTGCCTAAAGAAGACCTGGATGTGACCAACTACAATCGGGTGCAAACTACGCTAAGCAAGCTGGCACCTGAGCTTATCGTGCACTGTGCTGCTTATACAAAAGTGGACCAGGCCGAATCCGAACCGGGACTGTCTTACTTGATCAATGGCTATGGCACCGAAAATCTCGCTGTCACTGCCAGTGATCTGGGCATACCAGTACTTTACGTAAGCTCAGACTATGTTTTTGATGGTGAGCAAAAGACTCCCTATACCACCTGGGACAAAACCGGTCCCATCTCGGTCTACGGCAAGTCTAAGCTGGCTGGCGAAAAAGCAATACAGCGCCACTTGAACAAGTTTTATATTGTGCGCACCAGCTGGCTATATGGTCCTAACGGCTCTAATTTTGTCGACACAATCACGCGCATGGCTAGCGAACGCAAGCAACTACGCGTAGTCTCAGATCAAATCGGCACACCGACTTGTACTCTGACATTGAGTGAGGTAATTGCCGACCTTGTAGAAACGAGACGCTGGGGCATTTATCACGCTACAGATGGCGGTGTCACCAACTGGTACGAATTTGCCAAAGAGATAACCAGGGGCAAAGACGTAGAAGTCGTGCCAATTGAAACAAAAGAAATGCCAAGACCGGCTACTCGTCCCAAATATTCAGTGCTGGACAAGACCACGTTGATATCGACCATAGGTCGCGAGCTAACACCCTGGCAAGAGGCTCTCAAGCTCTATCAAAATCAGACGCAGTCCCAAAAGGCATCACAAACAGTACAAATGTTATAA
- the rfbB gene encoding dTDP-glucose 4,6-dehydratase yields the protein MRLLITGGLGFIGSNLVRHLLKAHPDYEIINIDAETYAGHRENLTDVATNPKYKLVVGRIEDAALVDEIVSGKKFGTIDGIINLAAESHVDRSISDPFVFAKSNVLGTQTLLDAAFKYGLKSGASQPYKPSDYTIKYVQVSTDEVYGSLGPTGLFTEETPLAPNSPYSSSKASADMFCRAYFHTYGMPVVITRCSNNYGPYQHPEKLIPLFITNLLKNEQVPVYGDGLNVRDWLHVDDHCSAIDLAYHKGVPGEVYNVGGNNERTNMYITKLIIKELGKGEEMIKYVADRLGHDRRYAIDPAKITKELGWQPKHTFETGIRETIQWYTSNTDWIACVSKPHAKPVSNESKELVKSK from the coding sequence ATGAGACTTCTCATTACCGGCGGATTGGGCTTTATTGGCAGCAACCTTGTCAGACACTTACTAAAGGCTCATCCTGACTACGAGATCATCAACATCGACGCTGAGACCTATGCCGGTCACCGCGAAAACTTGACCGATGTTGCCACTAACCCCAAATACAAACTGGTGGTTGGTCGTATCGAAGACGCCGCCCTCGTAGACGAAATTGTTAGTGGCAAAAAATTTGGCACCATTGATGGCATCATCAACCTGGCCGCCGAAAGCCACGTAGACCGCTCTATCTCAGATCCCTTTGTTTTTGCAAAGAGCAATGTATTGGGTACTCAAACTCTGCTCGATGCTGCTTTTAAATATGGTCTAAAGTCCGGAGCCAGCCAACCTTACAAGCCATCTGACTACACAATCAAATATGTGCAAGTCTCCACAGACGAAGTCTATGGCTCGCTTGGACCGACTGGACTCTTTACCGAAGAAACGCCACTAGCTCCCAATAGCCCTTATTCATCAAGCAAAGCATCGGCTGACATGTTCTGCCGCGCTTACTTCCACACCTATGGCATGCCGGTAGTAATAACCCGTTGCTCAAACAACTACGGACCATACCAGCATCCCGAAAAACTAATTCCTCTGTTTATCACCAACCTGCTCAAAAATGAGCAAGTGCCGGTCTACGGCGATGGTCTCAATGTGCGTGACTGGCTCCATGTCGACGATCATTGCTCAGCAATTGACCTGGCCTACCACAAAGGCGTACCAGGCGAGGTGTACAACGTAGGCGGCAATAACGAGCGCACCAATATGTACATCACCAAGCTAATCATCAAGGAGCTTGGTAAGGGCGAAGAGATGATCAAGTATGTCGCCGACAGACTCGGTCACGACCGCCGCTACGCTATCGATCCAGCCAAAATCACCAAAGAACTCGGCTGGCAGCCCAAGCATACATTTGAGACTGGCATCCGCGAGACAATCCAGTGGTATACAAGCAACACTGACTGGATTGCCTGTGTATCCAAGCCTCACGCCAAGCCTGTAAGCAACGAATCTAAAGAGCTGGTCAAAAGCAAATGA